From the genome of Penaeus chinensis breed Huanghai No. 1 chromosome 37, ASM1920278v2, whole genome shotgun sequence, one region includes:
- the LOC125045445 gene encoding TATA-box-binding protein-like, translating to MDHMLPSPGFSIPSIGTPLQHSQEEEMILPAAQQQQQQQSAQQHSQQQQQQQQGQQMGQQPQTFGSGFTPHTLMQPQTPSMMSPAVGGGSQVGAGMFGSATGPSTPIGGPMTPMTPHSADPGIVPQLQNIVSTVNLSCKLELKKIALHARNAEYNPKRFAAVIMRIREPRTTALIFSSGKMVCTGAKSEQDSRLAARKYARIVQKLGFPAKFMDFKIQNMVGSCDVKFPIRLEGLVLTHSQFSSYEPELFPGLIYRMVKPRIVLLIFVSGKVVLTGAKVRNQIYEAFDNIYPILKSFKKQ from the exons ATGGATCACATGCTGCCTTCCCCGGGGTTCAGCATCCCCAGCATTGGGACGCCGTTGCAGCATTCACAGGAAGAGGAGATGATCCTCCCAGCGgcccagcagcaacaacaacagcagtctgCACAGCAACATagccaacagcagcagcaacagcagcaggggCAGCAGATGGGGCAGCAGCCACAGACCTTTGGCAGTGGGTTCACACCACACACCTTAATGCAGCCACAGACACCA AGCATGATGTCTCCAGCTGTGGGTGGAGGTTCCCAGGTTGGGGCTGGAATGTTCGGTTCAGCCACAGGACCTTCCACACCCATAGGAGGGCCCATGACCCCTATGACCCCACACTCAGCTGATCCTGGAATTGTCCCACAGCTACA GAACATTGTGTCGACAGTGAACCTCAGCTGCAAGTTGGAGCTGAAGAAAATTGCACTCCACGCTCGTAATGCAGAATATAATCCCAAGCGATTTGCTGCAGTCATCATGCGTATTCGAGAACCTCGGACGACAGCCCTCATCTTCTCCTCAGGCAAAATGGTATGCACAGGAGCCAAGAGTGAGCAGGACTCCAGACTTGCAGCAAGAAAATATGCAAGAATAGTGCAAAAGCTTGGGTTCCCG GCCAAATTCATGGACTTCAAGATCCAGAATATGGTGGGAAGCTGTGACGTTAAGTTCCCTATCCGATTGGAGGGTCTTGTTCTCACACACAGTCAGTTCAGCAG CTACGAGCCAGAGCTGTTCCCTGGCTTGATCTACCGAATGGTCAAGCCTCGTATTGTACTCCTCATCTTCGTCTCAGGAAAGGTTGTGCTCACAG GTGCAAAAGTGAGAAACCAGATTTATGAAGCCTTTGATAATATTTACCCTATATTAAAAAGCTTCaaaaaacaatga